The DNA window CAGATTAGGGGGAcatgtacagtacagtttgTCCATGGAGGATCATGGTGAATGGTTACCAGTAAAACACCAGTCCCCAGCTGTGGCAGACATACATAGTCCGGTGTGTTATCATTAAAGGTTATGATCTCATTCCAGGGTTGTGATGGCATTGAGCTGCTCGACTGGCTGTTTGATCAAAATGAGGGAATTCTTCGACATGAAGAATCGGAGCACCATGGCAACCATCACACCTGGTCAATCCAGGAGCCGAATGTGCGTGAGAGTGTGGGATCTGTAAGGTCTCTCATAAATACCGTAAATAAATGTGTGCCTTCTATTCACTGCGTATAGTTCATCCTTGGCATACTCTGTagatctctgtctgtttctttatgttttcttgAATGTCCCATTTCTCGCCACAATATCATCTCACGCAGACAGACTAATGACAGCATTTAGCGTTTTTTACCCATCAGATGCTGCAGCCGCCCGAACAGGCAGATGACGACTTCCTCCACGCCCTCCTGAGTGGGAGTGAGTCAGTGTCAGACTCACCTCTGTGGTCCCCATCTCCCAGTGACAGTGGAATCAGCGAGGACCCTCCTTCAGACCAGATGGACAGTCCACAGCGTCCCGAGAGCCCCCACAGGGACACTCAGTTCTTCAGTAAGACGCCCCAAACAAAGGCAGCCCTGGAATCCAATGTCCCCATTGACCTCAGTGAGTCCCAAATATCTAAGAAACACCTTCATATGGTTACAGAGATCGAGGGGTGCAACCAAGTCCAAAGAGATTATTTTCATTGCTTTTAACAAACAGAACCCAAAGAGTCTGTTGTCATGAAAGTAGTGAAATCAGAAGACATTCACGTTGTATGATCATGGGAAATTTTGCCAACTTTTTGCAGATCAACTTTACTCTATTAACATCATTCTTTCATTCCGATTACACTATGTTGAATATATTTGTTAAATAATGTTCAGAAAAACATTGAGTAACAAATTATTCATAATGGAGCAAACGTTACAGGAATTCTTGTACGCACATACAGATTTACATATAACACCACAGTGGGACAACACAACAGACATATTTTATCTATACTTTGTAACTATACACAGGtatctatatattttatattgaaaGATGtaggtgaaaaaaataaaatctagaATTTCAGGCACAGTTTCCTCTGGCTTTATTCCCGCACATAAATCCCAGTAGCTTATAGGATAAAGTAGGATATTATGTACAATTGAAGATTGTATATAAGAGTACAGAAGATACACTGACGTTACTACCAAGTGATTCAAATCCAATGAGAACCAAGCAGATTCATTGGTATTTGAGGAACATTCAAGCTCTAAATaccatttcttatttttttttagaaaataatacaaacaatgaCACTAGCATGtcgtatttgtgtttgtttgcatgtgctTTGTGTGCATCCTCATGTCTGTTTGGTTGTAGATGGATGGGAATCTGGATTCCCGGCAGGCAGGGTGAGGATTATACAATATCCCTCTGATGTACATAGACCACAGCTGTCCTCTGGCTTCCCCCTAACAGTCAAAGATCTGCTTCTGTCTGGAACACCCGAACCAGTAAGTGCATCCTGGTAACTAAGGGCGACCAGGCTTTTTTCCATCTGAGCCTCTACCCTCTGAAACTCCTTGCCTGAGGAGATTAGTCTTGCCAGGACAttacctgtttttaaatcatcactTCAAACATAGTTTTTGATATGGAAGTCTTTAATCTCTTGATTAATTCTGAATTGTTTTAATCCCATGCATTTTGTAAAGCAAtttgaaatattgttttgatAAGGACTGTAGAAATAGAGttgtattaatatattttattatcctGTTTGTGGTGGTAGGTTCTTCGCACTTTCAAAATAACTAATTGTGCCTAAAACTGtgattttatgtatttcaaatacatattACATTTGTGTGTAACTTTTGTGCAAGGCAGGACTGCAGTGAGTTCTCTTGGTTGTGTGAGTGTCTTTATTTAGCCGCCTGACTCTTGTTGTTGTTCACCACGAGTGTGCATTACTCTGAGTGTGAACAATTACTTCAGGGAAAAGCTCTGTCAGCAGCTTTTGCTGATTAAATCATGGACACGCAAAGGGACGAGGCCTTTGCAAATCTGATCACACTCCCCTTTTTAAACTTTTTGGAAAGTTTGCAGTACACTCAGATTTCAGCAGACTCGGGGTATTGATCCCATCTCCGCTGCCCTGTTTAATAGGATGTAGGACACAGTGGCGGAATGCAACAGGGGCTCCCACACCATAATTGCTCTGAGGTAGCCATGAAATGAGAGTGATGAAGGTGGCCTGATAATCTGCACTCATTTAACTACATCCTAGCtccagggagagaggggggaaggtgggggggaggggcttTGGGGCCATAGAATAAACTTAATCAAACTGTGGCGATGATGTTTCAAATGTAAGTATTCGTACCTCACCACCAGCTCCCACCGCCATCGCAACAGTCCATTCCAGAGCTGCTTCTCAATGAGGACGAGAAGAAGCTTCTAGCAAAGGAGGGGGTGTCTCTACCCAGCCAGCTACCGCTCACAAAGGTAAATTGCTATCAATACtttaacaatgaaaacaattatGAGCTCCTTATGTTCAATTCTGCCGACGTGCTGCATGAAAATGTTGCCTCCTCTTTTCAATCAGTATGAAGAAAGGGTTCTGAAGAAAATACGCCGGAAGATTCGTAATAAGCAGTCTGCCCaggagagcaggaagaagaagaaggaataTATTGATGGACTGGAGAGCAGGTAAGAATGTTCCTTGTACGAGAGTGACCAGtcaaatgatgatggtcttgcAAAGTTTTGAATGTTAACTACAAATTGAATCTTGCTTTCCATTACTTACCACCATTTTTTTCACAATATACTGTAGATGTATTTGTTTCTTTCCCTTCTTACCCCTGAGGTAGCCCCTGTTCAATTTATTTCACTTCATCATGGAAGTCACTTTGTGGCACACTGATATGATAGAAGTGTAATTGGTTATATGCTATATGTCATTCTCCATCACTATCCCTATTacctgtctctttttttaaagctgttgaGGATAAAATGCCATACAAATTATCTTCCTAAGCCTCTGGCTACTTCAGAATAAGAATCAGAGTCAAAATCATGGTCAATTGCTAATTAGGTGtacacacaaaaataatttgCTAGGGTATGTTTGTTCATTAGCATGTAGGAAACGATTTTGCAAACACGAAAAATATATGTACAATAGGAATTTTAGATATGTACAGTATTTATGTTTGTACAGTATGACCCTTACTGGACAGGTGAAGAGCAAAATTCACCTGAAACTCAAATATGTAATCAATTCTATCATAATTTGTGCGTGAAAGTTATGAGGTGCATTTATGAGAATATTTCATATTGACTCACATCAGATGAGACGACATCGACATTGGCTGATCAAATTGATTTTAAACTATGTTTTGCACTAAGATTGTCATATTTCTGTGAGAAAGGGGTTTTCCTTGTTCTCACCTTGTTCTCTTCCAGGATGGCAGCCTGCAACGCACACAACCAGGAGCTGCAAAGGAAAGTGTCCCAGCTGGAGAAGTGCAACATGTGAGCGTTTGTAAAATAGAGCTTTTGTTCccattttattcttttgtaatCTCCTGAAAACATGTCCTCCTTGAAACTGCCTCCAGCA is part of the Limanda limanda chromosome 9, fLimLim1.1, whole genome shotgun sequence genome and encodes:
- the creb3l3a gene encoding cyclic AMP-responsive element-binding protein 3-like protein 3-A; the protein is MEHYPDQGCDGIELLDWLFDQNEGILRHEESEHHGNHHTWSIQEPNMLQPPEQADDDFLHALLSGSESVSDSPLWSPSPSDSGISEDPPSDQMDSPQRPESPHRDTQFFSKTPQTKAALESNVPIDLNGWESGFPAGRVRIIQYPSDVHRPQLSSGFPLTVKDLLLSGTPEPLPPPSQQSIPELLLNEDEKKLLAKEGVSLPSQLPLTKYEERVLKKIRRKIRNKQSAQESRKKKKEYIDGLESRMAACNAHNQELQRKVSQLEKCNMSLMEQLRRLQAMFMNTSNKPAQTGTCVLVLLLSLSLILFPSLKPFSDSKVSQGDFNPVRIQSRSLQNLQASRVLSVIDPPFSTEDESEPLRPHFPADHGLEEMNTLMGKLGVNQERSSSETVSVNSSQVEGIGHFQVDPITGHIATVTLDPRRSAKLRPHADDM